CATATATAAACTAAGCTTACGCGTAGCGGCGGTCTGTTTGGGCAAACATAAATTGTATTGTGCACAATTGTCACATTTGGATTCGTAGACAGCGGGCGGTGTTTTTCCGGCTCTAAAGAGCAGGTGCATACGCTTTGCCAAGTTCGCCGTTTCTTCACGCAAAGAAGCATCAAAGCTTACGAGGTAACGGCGGCGTGGCTGTCCGTAGAAGATAGCTCCTTCCGGGATTTGACAATTCAACATTTCCTCAAGGCACAGGGCTTGTCCGCAAAGTTGTACCTCGTCGCAGCGGGTCGGCTTCGGTCTACCCCGTTTATATTCAACGGGATAGACCTGC
The Candidatus Hydrogenedentota bacterium DNA segment above includes these coding regions:
- the cas4 gene encoding CRISPR-associated protein Cas4, with product MYEEDDLLPISALQSLSFCERQWALIHIECQWEDNRLTVEGNHLHERVHQSEEETRGDVQTTRGLRLRSLRLGLTGQADVVEFHQTAQGRQVYPVEYKRGRPKPTRCDEVQLCGQALCLEEMLNCQIPEGAIFYGQPRRRYLVSFDASLREETANLAKRMHLLFRAGKTPPAVYESKCDNCAQYNLCLPKQTAATRKLSLYMRELFEPEASDSL